The following coding sequences are from one Formosa haliotis window:
- a CDS encoding discoidin domain-containing protein: MKVQATSEYDEYPASNIVDDKITRESKWMSATNKAPHIVEIDFEKYCNISEIRFHSGIPDDERTAMEKNQASGFWSVKNFKIQYWDDANWTDFPKASVLENRLTTVYFKFENPISTFKIRMVADDGEKISVMEIEVFGTVAIDMPEPPSFESNIVKQVEITEDQNASLKVTNNVVGKTFKYVGYNQGYFLPGYNVSGWLEYANVNSIRIWPNLNNYAPESAVQVDSSIKSVEEFDKRKADLRSNPEASKYIKWNELKPIYTSIDYSSNNIMELDYAIRESKRLGIEPILQINSRDFDGTWSNKWKQWQRYYSLAYHVAKTADAAMFAMQNEPNHRHSGPMELNQWIEGMQIVSDAVHAAIEDVNKKYSKNLKAKFVGPVTAGQNTDWWATIAKNIRTDYHGNTLDHDLIDVFSTHSYNSPAAGYSTRVDNIRKILVENHPEKKAIPIVFTEIGRWMNAYLIDKEETMDSPSLFTEWAGIYANNMKNGAYGMWAFKLVTNTSNSYSRGIKSGHHYTWQGTRFVEDAHQNQAKNATVSASFNGSKAGLITDGDKTDDSSWISNEDSKEKWLEIDLGKTQELGSALVYNGSESGVFTAPDRIRNFRLQYWTGSNWENIPEAEQKDNKYAQVYLPFKKSIKTSKIRFVSEDEGALKVREIKLFDKNALPSDVPNYNISGIQRTGEVVRLFAKGFKDERDLLQVDRSNVDNGLDTYVSLDEKTDTYYMWLVQRGHFAYHLDVDVSNLDLNPGAPIIGETVDAKTYGEVSTLKQLPKDKKIKMTLPPQSVTLLSIPKGNLTKEIHPVVSDAYVSAGANSTKKYGNKKELLVSLNAENIDENKVGYLSFNTPKDKTKIKKALLHVTGKVDMGDRPFRLHVYAIPSEKINEKKLTWKHAPQLNAKEALVENVGNPVKVAGELAFSTEEKSHYLDVTDIISKNNSEAVTFVLVRETRQLGDDEDKGRTVIIKSKESDIKPNLEVWSQK, encoded by the coding sequence ATGAAAGTTCAAGCTACTTCAGAATATGATGAGTATCCTGCAAGCAATATTGTAGATGACAAAATTACCAGAGAGTCTAAATGGATGAGTGCCACCAATAAAGCGCCTCACATTGTGGAAATTGATTTTGAAAAATACTGCAACATTTCTGAAATAAGATTTCATAGTGGTATCCCTGATGATGAAAGAACAGCTATGGAAAAAAATCAAGCTAGTGGTTTTTGGTCCGTCAAAAATTTTAAGATACAATATTGGGATGATGCCAATTGGACTGACTTTCCAAAAGCGTCCGTTTTGGAAAACAGGCTAACAACGGTTTATTTTAAGTTTGAAAACCCTATTAGTACCTTTAAAATCCGAATGGTTGCTGATGATGGTGAAAAAATAAGCGTTATGGAAATAGAGGTTTTTGGAACGGTAGCCATCGATATGCCTGAGCCACCATCTTTTGAATCCAATATTGTAAAGCAAGTTGAAATTACTGAAGACCAAAATGCTTCCCTTAAAGTAACCAATAATGTAGTTGGGAAAACCTTTAAGTATGTGGGGTATAACCAAGGTTATTTTTTGCCAGGCTATAATGTGTCCGGTTGGTTGGAATATGCCAATGTAAATAGTATTCGAATTTGGCCTAACCTCAATAATTATGCCCCTGAAAGTGCAGTACAAGTAGATTCAAGTATTAAATCCGTTGAGGAGTTTGATAAACGTAAGGCAGATTTAAGGTCAAATCCAGAGGCTAGTAAATACATAAAGTGGAATGAATTAAAACCTATTTATACGTCTATTGATTATTCTTCGAACAACATCATGGAACTTGATTATGCAATTAGAGAATCCAAACGATTGGGAATTGAACCCATTTTACAAATCAATTCACGTGATTTTGATGGCACTTGGAGCAACAAATGGAAACAATGGCAGCGTTATTATTCACTGGCCTACCATGTTGCTAAAACGGCTGATGCGGCTATGTTCGCCATGCAAAACGAACCCAACCATAGGCATTCAGGTCCTATGGAATTGAATCAATGGATTGAGGGTATGCAAATCGTTTCCGATGCCGTACATGCAGCTATTGAAGATGTCAATAAAAAATACAGCAAAAATTTAAAAGCAAAATTTGTAGGGCCAGTTACCGCGGGGCAAAATACCGATTGGTGGGCAACTATTGCAAAAAATATACGCACAGATTATCATGGCAATACGTTAGACCACGATTTGATTGATGTGTTTTCAACGCACTCCTATAATTCCCCTGCAGCAGGGTATTCTACAAGAGTGGATAATATCCGTAAAATATTAGTGGAAAACCATCCTGAAAAAAAGGCCATTCCAATTGTGTTTACCGAAATAGGACGTTGGATGAATGCATATTTAATAGATAAAGAAGAGACCATGGATTCGCCTTCGTTGTTCACAGAATGGGCTGGGATTTATGCGAATAATATGAAAAATGGAGCCTATGGGATGTGGGCATTTAAATTAGTGACCAATACCAGTAATTCGTATTCTAGAGGCATCAAGTCAGGTCATCATTACACATGGCAGGGAACCCGTTTTGTAGAAGACGCCCATCAAAATCAGGCAAAAAACGCAACAGTGAGTGCATCTTTCAATGGTTCAAAAGCAGGTTTAATTACCGATGGTGATAAAACCGATGATTCTTCGTGGATATCTAATGAAGACAGCAAAGAAAAATGGTTGGAAATAGATTTAGGAAAGACTCAAGAATTAGGAAGTGCTTTAGTTTATAATGGTTCCGAAAGTGGTGTATTTACAGCACCAGACCGCATAAGGAATTTTAGATTGCAATATTGGACGGGTTCAAACTGGGAAAACATTCCAGAGGCAGAACAAAAAGATAATAAATATGCACAGGTTTATCTTCCTTTTAAAAAATCCATAAAAACATCAAAAATCAGATTTGTTTCAGAAGATGAAGGCGCATTAAAAGTCCGCGAAATCAAATTATTCGATAAAAATGCTTTGCCAAGCGATGTGCCAAATTATAATATTTCGGGCATACAACGCACCGGGGAAGTGGTGAGACTTTTTGCCAAAGGCTTTAAAGATGAACGGGACTTATTGCAAGTGGACCGTTCAAATGTTGATAATGGGTTGGATACTTATGTGTCTTTAGATGAAAAAACAGATACTTATTATATGTGGTTAGTGCAGCGTGGTCATTTTGCTTATCATTTGGATGTGGATGTCTCAAACTTGGATTTAAACCCAGGGGCACCTATCATTGGTGAAACCGTGGATGCTAAAACTTATGGTGAAGTTTCTACATTAAAACAACTTCCTAAGGATAAAAAAATTAAAATGACCTTGCCGCCGCAAAGTGTCACATTGCTGAGCATTCCCAAAGGAAATTTAACTAAAGAAATACACCCTGTAGTTTCAGATGCTTATGTGTCCGCTGGTGCTAATAGCACAAAAAAATACGGTAACAAAAAAGAATTATTGGTGAGTTTAAATGCTGAAAATATTGATGAAAACAAGGTTGGTTATTTAAGTTTTAATACGCCAAAGGATAAAACCAAAATTAAAAAAGCGTTGTTGCATGTTACGGGAAAAGTAGATATGGGAGATAGACCTTTTAGGTTACATGTCTATGCCATTCCTTCAGAAAAAATAAATGAAAAAAAGCTGACTTGGAAACATGCACCACAATTGAATGCTAAAGAAGCTTTGGTGGAAAACGTTGGAAATCCTGTAAAAGTAGCAGGTGAACTTGCATTTTCTACTGAAGAAAAGAGCCATTACTTGGATGTGACGGATATTATTTCAAAAAACAATTCGGAAGCTGTCACTTTTGTTTTGGTTCGAGAAACCCGCCAATTGGGTGATGATGAGGATAAAGGGCGGACTGTAATCATAAAATCAAAAGAATCAGATATTAAACCAAACCTTGAGGTTTGGAGCCAAAAATAA
- a CDS encoding MFS transporter translates to MTNSNQKIGNYRYRILGLLMFATTINYFDRSIIGILAPTLEKMFGWTNSNYANIMISFKVAYAIGMLSMGGLIDRLGTKKGYTLSIAIWSIFGMLHALVRPGFSVVGFAIARFGLGFGESGNFPAAIKTTAEWFPKKDRAFATGLFNAATSIGAISAPFVIGWIVHEDGTNWQIPFLITGVLSAIWVFLWLRMYKKPEKHPKVSKEELAYILSDSTAENDDKLPWKNVLGKPQTWAFSLAKLTDAVWWFFLFWGAKFLSDTFNVNIHNIALPFFVIYIMADVGSIFGGYLSGVFIRKGWSVNKARKITLLICALIVLPVSYVAITDNKWLAVFLMGLAAAGHQAWSANIFTLVSDVFPKKATASVVGIGGMSGAVAGIVADAALGSVLDQSGNQGYFWAFLIVGSCYIVILGLVHLLMPSMTPLDENLNTIAN, encoded by the coding sequence ATGACTAATTCAAATCAGAAAATTGGAAATTACCGTTATAGGATTTTAGGACTTCTAATGTTCGCTACAACAATTAATTATTTTGATAGGAGTATTATTGGGATTTTGGCTCCAACTCTTGAAAAAATGTTTGGTTGGACTAATAGTAATTATGCAAACATTATGATATCCTTTAAAGTTGCTTATGCAATAGGGATGCTTTCTATGGGAGGGTTGATTGATAGATTGGGTACTAAAAAGGGATATACATTGTCAATAGCGATTTGGAGTATATTTGGGATGCTTCATGCTCTAGTTCGTCCAGGGTTTAGTGTTGTTGGTTTTGCGATAGCTCGTTTCGGTTTAGGATTTGGAGAGTCAGGAAATTTTCCTGCAGCGATAAAAACCACGGCGGAATGGTTTCCTAAAAAGGATCGTGCTTTCGCAACAGGGTTATTTAATGCTGCGACTAGTATTGGTGCTATATCAGCTCCTTTTGTAATAGGTTGGATTGTTCATGAAGACGGTACGAATTGGCAAATTCCTTTCTTAATAACGGGGGTGCTTAGTGCAATATGGGTGTTTCTATGGTTACGTATGTACAAGAAACCTGAGAAACATCCTAAAGTTTCGAAAGAAGAATTGGCTTATATTTTAAGTGACTCTACTGCTGAGAATGATGATAAATTACCATGGAAAAATGTGCTAGGTAAACCTCAGACTTGGGCTTTTTCATTAGCGAAACTTACCGATGCTGTATGGTGGTTTTTCCTTTTCTGGGGTGCTAAGTTTTTGTCAGACACATTCAACGTTAATATTCATAATATAGCACTTCCATTCTTTGTAATTTATATTATGGCTGATGTCGGTAGTATTTTTGGTGGTTACCTTTCGGGAGTATTTATTAGAAAAGGCTGGTCCGTGAATAAAGCTAGGAAAATTACTTTACTTATATGTGCTTTAATTGTACTTCCTGTGAGTTACGTTGCTATAACAGATAATAAATGGTTAGCCGTTTTTCTAATGGGATTAGCTGCTGCAGGACATCAAGCTTGGTCTGCAAACATTTTTACTTTGGTTTCAGATGTGTTCCCCAAAAAAGCAACAGCTTCGGTAGTTGGTATAGGTGGTATGTCAGGTGCTGTAGCAGGTATTGTTGCTGATGCAGCTTTAGGTTCTGTTCTAGATCAGTCAGGAAATCAAGGTTATTTTTGGGCTTTTTTAATTGTAGGTTCTTGTTACATTGTTATTCTTGGATTGGTACATTTATTAATGCCTTCGATGACTCCTCTAGATGAAAATTTAAATACTATTGCGAATTAA